The following proteins are encoded in a genomic region of Desulfosporosinus youngiae DSM 17734:
- the fdnG gene encoding formate dehydrogenase-N subunit alpha, translating into MVVSRRSFLKLSGLSIAALAAGLGFDPAAAQAKGYALKVEGCQKIPSICHFCSGGCGMLLYVKDGKLIHLEGDPDHPTNEGTLCPKAASLLSVANSPDRVTKPRRRAPGADHWEDISWEEALDIVAKKTKEVRDASWKAADEVVNAKTGLTESLAVNRAEGIAFLGSAEVDNEESYLIKKFCELIGTPYNEHQARIUHAPTVASLSPSFGRGAMTNSWSDLKNAEVFLIAGSNCAENHPIAMKWINRAKENGAKIIVVDPRFTRTAAKADIFAQIRPGTDIAYLGAIINYIIEKKLYDEKYVLNYTNALLKVNQDYKLEDGLFSGYDAKTRKYSTTSWGYQLGPDNKPLKTDSIDDPDSVFSKLKVHYSRYTFETAEKISGIPAAKIQEIADVFCKGKPASILYALGMTQHTTGVQGIRAYAIIQLLLGNIGKAGGGINALRGEPNVQGSTDMANLVSNLPGYLPNPINTDKTLRDYLVRNGSFNERHLVAQLKAWFGENATKENDYGFNYLPKNNPSINATIVKLFEMMNKGEFKLLFNVGSNSLVSIPDRKLVRSALTKLDMLVVSDLFEIETAQFWREPGVNPADIKTEVIMLPAAFVYEKAGSMSNSSRWIQWKEAAIKPLGESLPDLDMLDRLFKKIRKLYEGSTDLKDAPILKARWDYGEHTSALKVLQELSGYDETTGKLLPTIGDYLKAPIGTASTGCWIYAGVTGNGNLAARRKNDDPSGLGLFKEWSFAWPGNVRILYNRASCDELGQPVDPKRKLIWWDAAANVWAGNDGGDVVDKTKGPDTPEGMQSFRMNPEGVGRLFAATYMSGLPAEPPADGFPPIGIRPAGLCVDGPLPEFYEPTESPTTNILHPGVSISPVAVIVSSQIGKADEFPYVLTTYGVVEHFCAGGITRNIPWLNEIMPEPFAEISKNLGKKIGVKEGDMVEVSSARGKIKVRALVTDRLQSYKVNGKDTETIGMPWSWGFASLSPGPSTNELTIAALDPGAGTPEYKVCLVDIRRA; encoded by the coding sequence ATGGTTGTTTCGCGTCGGAGTTTCTTAAAACTATCAGGGCTTTCCATCGCTGCGTTAGCTGCCGGCTTGGGATTTGACCCGGCTGCCGCTCAGGCCAAAGGTTATGCTCTAAAAGTTGAAGGATGCCAAAAAATTCCTAGTATTTGTCATTTTTGCTCAGGTGGATGCGGGATGCTCTTATATGTGAAAGATGGTAAGCTGATTCATCTTGAAGGGGATCCCGATCATCCGACGAATGAAGGAACTCTGTGCCCGAAAGCGGCAAGTTTACTTAGCGTTGCCAATTCGCCTGATCGTGTAACAAAACCAAGACGCCGGGCACCTGGAGCAGATCATTGGGAGGACATCAGTTGGGAAGAGGCTTTAGACATTGTTGCCAAAAAAACGAAAGAAGTCAGGGATGCCAGTTGGAAAGCTGCCGATGAGGTTGTCAATGCTAAAACCGGACTGACAGAAAGCCTGGCGGTCAACCGTGCTGAGGGTATTGCCTTTTTGGGTTCCGCAGAAGTTGACAATGAAGAATCGTACCTGATTAAAAAGTTCTGCGAATTGATCGGGACTCCTTATAACGAGCATCAGGCCCGTATATGACACGCTCCTACGGTGGCAAGTTTGTCACCTTCATTTGGCCGGGGTGCCATGACCAATTCCTGGTCTGATTTAAAAAATGCTGAGGTCTTTTTAATAGCAGGAAGCAACTGTGCAGAAAACCATCCGATTGCCATGAAATGGATAAATAGGGCAAAAGAAAACGGTGCCAAAATAATCGTTGTGGACCCACGCTTTACGCGGACTGCCGCCAAAGCTGATATCTTCGCCCAAATCCGTCCGGGAACCGATATTGCCTATCTCGGCGCAATTATAAATTATATCATTGAGAAGAAATTATATGATGAGAAATATGTTTTAAATTATACTAATGCACTTTTGAAGGTTAATCAAGATTATAAATTGGAGGATGGTCTCTTTTCCGGTTATGATGCTAAAACGAGGAAGTATTCTACAACGAGTTGGGGCTATCAACTTGGACCCGATAATAAGCCCCTTAAAACCGATAGTATAGATGATCCCGACAGTGTATTCTCAAAGCTCAAAGTCCACTATTCCAGATATACCTTCGAAACCGCTGAAAAAATCTCGGGGATTCCGGCAGCAAAAATTCAGGAAATTGCGGACGTCTTTTGTAAAGGAAAACCGGCAAGTATTCTTTATGCCCTGGGAATGACTCAACATACCACAGGCGTGCAAGGGATTCGCGCTTATGCCATCATTCAGTTATTGCTGGGCAACATCGGAAAAGCAGGCGGCGGCATTAATGCTCTGCGCGGAGAACCGAATGTTCAGGGTTCGACAGATATGGCCAACTTGGTCAGTAACTTGCCGGGGTATTTACCGAACCCCATTAATACGGATAAGACCTTGCGTGATTACCTTGTGCGCAATGGGTCGTTCAATGAAAGACATCTGGTTGCCCAACTTAAAGCCTGGTTTGGTGAAAACGCTACTAAAGAAAATGACTATGGATTTAACTACTTGCCAAAGAACAATCCCTCAATCAATGCCACGATCGTTAAACTCTTTGAGATGATGAATAAAGGAGAGTTTAAGCTTCTCTTTAACGTTGGCTCTAATTCGTTGGTTTCTATTCCGGACCGAAAGCTGGTTCGTTCAGCTTTGACAAAACTCGATATGCTGGTTGTATCCGACCTTTTTGAAATTGAAACTGCCCAGTTCTGGCGCGAGCCAGGGGTCAACCCGGCCGACATTAAGACTGAAGTCATTATGCTCCCCGCAGCGTTCGTCTATGAGAAAGCAGGCAGTATGTCCAATTCTTCCCGTTGGATTCAGTGGAAAGAAGCTGCGATTAAGCCTCTCGGAGAATCCCTGCCAGATCTTGATATGCTGGACCGCCTCTTCAAGAAAATTCGCAAATTATATGAAGGGAGCACAGATCTCAAGGATGCTCCGATCTTAAAGGCCCGTTGGGACTATGGCGAGCATACCAGCGCTTTGAAAGTACTTCAGGAGCTGAGCGGATATGACGAAACGACGGGTAAGCTCCTGCCGACTATAGGGGATTATCTTAAAGCACCTATCGGTACGGCTTCGACAGGGTGTTGGATCTATGCCGGCGTAACCGGTAATGGAAATCTTGCGGCTCGCCGCAAGAATGATGACCCCTCAGGCTTGGGACTGTTTAAAGAATGGAGTTTTGCCTGGCCGGGAAATGTTCGTATTCTCTATAACCGGGCTTCGTGTGACGAATTGGGTCAGCCGGTTGATCCTAAACGCAAACTTATTTGGTGGGATGCGGCAGCCAATGTATGGGCAGGAAATGACGGTGGGGACGTTGTGGATAAGACGAAGGGACCGGATACGCCTGAAGGTATGCAGAGTTTCCGGATGAATCCTGAGGGTGTAGGGCGGTTGTTTGCAGCCACATATATGAGCGGACTTCCCGCAGAACCACCTGCTGATGGATTCCCGCCCATAGGAATACGTCCTGCGGGGTTATGTGTTGACGGACCCTTGCCGGAATTCTATGAACCGACTGAAAGCCCGACAACGAATATCCTGCATCCCGGGGTTTCAATCAGTCCGGTGGCCGTGATCGTATCGAGTCAGATCGGTAAGGCGGACGAATTCCCCTATGTTTTGACCACCTATGGAGTCGTTGAGCATTTCTGCGCCGGAGGAATTACACGCAATATTCCCTGGCTTAATGAAATTATGCCGGAACCCTTTGCTGAGATCAGTAAAAACCTGGGCAAAAAGATCGGGGTTAAAGAAGGGGATATGGTCGAGGTTTCTTCAGCCCGCGGCAAAATCAAGGTTCGGGCCTTGGTAACGGACCGTCTGCAGTCCTATAAAGTCAACGGAAAGGACACCGAAACCATTGGAATGCCATGGAGCTGGGGCTTTGCCTCATTGAGTCCCGGGCCGAGTACCAATGAATTAACGATTGCAGCCTTGGATCCTGGAGCCGGTACTCCAGAGTATAAAGTTTGCCTAGTCGATATAAGGAGGGCATAG
- a CDS encoding 4Fe-4S dicluster domain-containing protein yields MTRKMVFVDTSKCTGCKACSVACKEWNELPAEKTQLVTSYQTQKDFTPTTWTYMTFIEKYENQTMNWFMRKAQCFHCADPACMKACSSSAITQTESGYVLINQDKCIGCGYCVENCPFGVPKVDPVKKKSYKCTGCIERVENNLLPACVQTCQPGALSFGERDAMLLQAKMRLAEVKTTHPKAQLYGEKEMGGMTFLYLLLDSPEVYSLPANPTVPLSLTLWKDVIRPVGSVAVGGAAAAVVFGVFANLLKGNYKGGGKA; encoded by the coding sequence ATGACAAGAAAAATGGTTTTTGTCGACACTTCAAAATGTACGGGGTGTAAAGCTTGCTCTGTAGCTTGTAAGGAATGGAACGAGCTTCCGGCGGAGAAAACTCAGTTGGTTACCAGTTATCAAACTCAAAAGGATTTTACACCGACAACCTGGACTTATATGACCTTCATCGAAAAATACGAAAATCAAACAATGAATTGGTTCATGCGCAAGGCACAATGCTTTCACTGCGCCGACCCTGCCTGTATGAAGGCCTGTTCTTCCAGTGCAATTACTCAGACAGAGTCGGGGTATGTTTTAATTAATCAGGACAAATGCATTGGCTGCGGGTATTGTGTTGAGAACTGTCCTTTTGGGGTCCCGAAGGTCGACCCGGTCAAGAAAAAATCCTATAAATGTACGGGGTGTATCGAGAGAGTTGAAAATAACCTATTGCCGGCTTGTGTTCAAACCTGTCAGCCGGGTGCTTTAAGTTTCGGAGAACGTGATGCTATGTTGCTTCAAGCAAAGATGCGCCTTGCTGAGGTGAAAACGACGCATCCTAAGGCCCAGCTTTACGGGGAAAAGGAAATGGGTGGTATGACCTTTCTTTACTTGTTGCTCGACAGTCCCGAGGTTTATAGTCTTCCGGCTAATCCGACCGTTCCGCTTTCTCTGACTCTGTGGAAAGATGTGATTCGTCCGGTTGGCAGTGTTGCTGTAGGCGGTGCTGCTGCGGCCGTTGTTTTTGGGGTTTTTGCTAACCTCTTAAAGGGAAACTATAAAGGAGGAGGGAAAGCCTAA
- a CDS encoding formate dehydrogenase subunit gamma, with amino-acid sequence MAPNVETGNKAPKRIVGDKVLRFTKGERLSHWVHAVSFFVLLFTGLGVYSTFFQPAMAIFGGIHVAQVIHRIAAIFFVVVVGLLFFIGNPRFHWRWLKFTFNFTKSDLQHVSAFPKEFFGGHGNYPPQDKYNGGEKINSLITIFGTIFITLSGIVMWWAPHFPPGLVRWAYPVHDLSMFIMTAAALGHIYLSLLHPDSRVAMSGMLNGYVPAKFAQAHHAKWYERLKNEQQNL; translated from the coding sequence ATGGCACCTAACGTTGAAACAGGAAATAAAGCGCCGAAACGAATTGTTGGAGACAAGGTTTTGCGGTTTACTAAAGGAGAACGCCTTAGTCATTGGGTTCATGCGGTTTCTTTCTTTGTTTTGCTTTTTACCGGCCTGGGGGTTTACAGTACGTTTTTTCAGCCGGCAATGGCTATTTTCGGGGGAATTCATGTTGCTCAGGTGATTCATCGTATTGCAGCTATTTTCTTTGTGGTCGTGGTTGGGTTGCTTTTCTTTATCGGAAACCCCAGGTTTCATTGGCGATGGTTAAAGTTTACCTTTAACTTTACGAAATCAGATTTGCAGCATGTCAGTGCCTTTCCCAAAGAATTCTTCGGCGGACATGGAAACTATCCCCCCCAGGACAAGTACAATGGGGGAGAAAAAATTAATTCCTTAATCACGATCTTTGGCACGATTTTCATTACTCTTAGTGGTATTGTCATGTGGTGGGCACCGCATTTTCCGCCGGGTTTGGTTCGGTGGGCTTATCCGGTCCATGATCTTTCCATGTTTATTATGACCGCAGCTGCTCTGGGACATATATATTTGAGTCTCTTACACCCGGATTCCAGAGTTGCTATGTCCGGCATGCTCAATGGTTATGTGCCGGCAAAGTTTGCTCAGGCCCATCATGCTAAATGGTATGAACGACTGAAAAATGAGCAGCAGAATCTCTAA
- the fdhE gene encoding formate dehydrogenase accessory protein FdhE has protein sequence MNNNLKMKQSGETMTDNALQMYNLLKQEVRQWQAERGAFWTERLSPARVPPYYPVKGLPENAILELCQRLNHVSDTVVGDIELLETWKKFKAFRLVTNAELYSRLQLALCGVAQMFQETMVKTESSSANSQSAQSLTCPICGEPAGVSVLSPPDGKRFLHCLICEHEWLAKRVGCIRCGTEEASKLNYLKSEEYPGTEMVICQACGQYSKEYDLRVMNVEDVNWETIRTLPLDYAAESWLAEQAQLLGKVQ, from the coding sequence ATGAATAACAACCTTAAAATGAAGCAGTCAGGAGAAACTATGACGGACAACGCCTTGCAGATGTATAACCTCCTTAAGCAAGAAGTCAGGCAATGGCAGGCCGAGCGAGGTGCGTTCTGGACCGAAAGGCTCAGCCCTGCCCGGGTCCCCCCGTACTATCCGGTCAAGGGGTTACCTGAGAATGCGATTCTGGAATTATGCCAAAGGTTAAACCATGTCAGTGATACTGTAGTCGGCGATATTGAATTATTGGAAACCTGGAAGAAATTTAAAGCCTTTCGGCTTGTGACTAACGCGGAACTCTACAGCCGTTTGCAGCTCGCCTTATGCGGCGTTGCTCAGATGTTTCAAGAGACAATGGTTAAAACGGAAAGTAGTTCAGCGAATAGCCAATCCGCTCAAAGCCTGACATGTCCAATCTGTGGAGAGCCGGCGGGGGTATCCGTTCTTTCTCCGCCTGATGGTAAACGGTTCTTGCATTGTTTGATATGCGAACATGAATGGTTGGCTAAGCGCGTGGGATGCATTCGCTGCGGGACTGAGGAGGCTTCGAAATTAAACTATCTCAAGTCAGAGGAGTACCCGGGCACAGAGATGGTTATCTGCCAGGCTTGTGGTCAGTATTCCAAGGAATATGATTTGCGCGTGATGAATGTTGAGGATGTTAATTGGGAAACGATCAGGACTCTTCCTCTGGATTATGCAGCAGAAAGCTGGCTGGCTGAACAGGCTCAATTGCTAGGCAAGGTTCAGTAA
- a CDS encoding catalase has translation MDTNNSVDTGRKKMDQLSPYLENDMGQKATTDNGLKISNTDDSLKLGERGPTLLEDFHFRQKITHFDHERIPERVVHARGFGAHGFFQLYESMSEYTKAKFLQDPNLTTPVFVRFSTVVGSRGSADTVRDVRGFATKFYTEDGNLDIVGNNIPVFFIQDAIKFPDIVHAIKPEPHNEVPQATSAHDTFWDFVVNTPETAHMVMWLMSDRAIPRSFRMMEGFGVNTFRLINAQGQARFVKFHWKPLLGVHSLLRDEAQRLSGKDPDFHRRDLWDAIEQGNYPEYELGVQIIEESQEFSFDFDILDPTKVWPEELIPVKIIGKMTLNKNVDNFFAETEQVAFCPANIVPGIDFSNDPLLQGRLFSYEDTQLSRLGGPNFRQIPINRPVVPVHNDQRDGGHQMRIHQGNVSYFPNMLAQNSPSPADEAEGGFVHYAERVDAHKVRARSQSFRDHFRQATLFWNSMSPTEKAHIVDAFHYEAGSVKNKEVKQAVADMFAHVAPELGEQIAVGIGVNRPPSVPANDMKASSAALSQENTIKSARTRKVAVLVENGFCPLAVNTMLNELKAAGAVAETVSSSLAPITGKDGTMLEPNKSFVTTSSLVYDAVFIPGGANHADAISQNIDVRLFINEALRHMKTVGAADEAAELLLMTDAAGLISNFTGSEGTPWVNQGVVLIQGADNLQPYCAEFINQLSGHRHWGRLIDYPITAAAEPLNPGVFSKPPDNMQEDQGRMH, from the coding sequence TTGGATACGAATAACTCCGTGGATACCGGCAGGAAAAAGATGGATCAGCTCAGTCCCTATCTGGAGAATGATATGGGGCAGAAAGCAACCACCGACAACGGGCTCAAGATCTCCAATACCGATGATTCTCTGAAGCTGGGTGAACGAGGGCCTACGTTGCTGGAGGACTTCCATTTCCGCCAGAAGATTACTCATTTCGATCATGAGCGTATCCCTGAACGGGTAGTCCATGCCCGCGGATTTGGCGCTCATGGCTTTTTCCAGCTCTACGAATCCATGTCCGAGTACACGAAGGCTAAATTCCTGCAGGACCCCAATCTGACAACCCCGGTGTTTGTGCGGTTTTCAACGGTCGTCGGCTCACGGGGATCGGCTGATACCGTGCGCGATGTGCGCGGCTTTGCCACTAAGTTTTACACCGAAGACGGGAATCTTGATATTGTGGGCAATAATATCCCGGTCTTCTTCATTCAGGATGCCATCAAATTCCCTGACATAGTTCATGCCATTAAGCCTGAACCCCATAATGAAGTGCCCCAGGCAACCTCTGCCCACGATACCTTCTGGGATTTCGTGGTCAACACACCGGAAACAGCCCATATGGTCATGTGGCTCATGTCGGATCGTGCTATTCCCCGGAGCTTCCGCATGATGGAGGGATTTGGGGTTAATACCTTCCGGTTGATCAATGCTCAGGGCCAGGCGCGGTTTGTAAAATTCCACTGGAAGCCGCTGTTGGGCGTCCATTCCCTCCTGCGTGACGAAGCGCAACGACTCTCGGGCAAGGACCCGGATTTCCATCGCCGCGACCTGTGGGACGCCATTGAACAGGGCAATTACCCCGAATATGAGCTGGGGGTACAGATCATTGAAGAAAGCCAGGAATTCAGTTTTGACTTTGATATTCTCGATCCAACCAAAGTCTGGCCTGAGGAATTGATTCCGGTTAAAATCATCGGCAAGATGACCCTTAACAAAAATGTGGATAATTTCTTTGCTGAGACGGAACAGGTGGCTTTCTGCCCAGCCAACATCGTTCCCGGCATTGATTTCAGCAATGACCCGCTCTTGCAGGGACGCTTATTTTCTTACGAAGATACGCAGCTGAGCCGCTTAGGCGGGCCCAACTTCCGGCAGATTCCCATTAACCGCCCGGTGGTACCGGTACATAATGACCAGCGCGACGGCGGCCATCAGATGAGAATTCATCAGGGCAATGTCAGTTATTTCCCCAATATGCTGGCGCAAAATTCCCCTTCTCCGGCTGACGAGGCCGAAGGCGGCTTTGTTCATTATGCCGAACGGGTTGACGCTCATAAGGTGCGCGCCCGCAGTCAGAGCTTTAGGGATCATTTCCGGCAGGCCACGCTGTTCTGGAACAGTATGTCTCCAACGGAAAAAGCTCATATTGTCGATGCCTTTCATTATGAGGCCGGCAGTGTCAAAAATAAAGAGGTTAAACAGGCTGTAGCCGATATGTTCGCCCATGTCGCCCCCGAGCTGGGAGAACAGATTGCCGTGGGCATCGGTGTGAACCGGCCTCCGTCGGTGCCGGCCAACGATATGAAAGCCTCTTCAGCGGCACTCAGCCAGGAAAATACCATAAAATCGGCCAGAACCAGAAAAGTCGCTGTGCTGGTGGAAAACGGCTTCTGCCCGCTGGCGGTTAATACCATGCTCAATGAGCTTAAAGCGGCCGGTGCGGTTGCCGAGACTGTCAGCAGCAGCCTGGCACCCATTACCGGCAAGGATGGTACCATGTTGGAGCCGAATAAATCCTTTGTAACCACCAGCTCCCTGGTCTATGACGCCGTTTTTATTCCCGGCGGAGCCAATCATGCCGACGCCATTTCCCAAAATATTGATGTCAGGTTGTTTATTAACGAAGCCTTGCGCCATATGAAGACCGTTGGTGCCGCGGACGAGGCGGCTGAGCTGCTTTTGATGACAGATGCGGCCGGGTTGATTTCCAACTTTACAGGCTCTGAAGGTACACCCTGGGTTAATCAGGGGGTTGTACTGATTCAGGGAGCGGACAATCTTCAGCCTTATTGTGCGGAATTTATAAACCAGCTGTCCGGGCACAGGCATTGGGGCAGACTTATTGATTATCCTATCACAGCTGCGGCAGAGCCACTCAATCCCGGGGTATTCTCCAAACCGCCCGACAATATGCAAGAGGATCAGGGCAGGATGCATTAG
- a CDS encoding L-2-amino-thiazoline-4-carboxylic acid hydrolase — translation MAEEDVIKREEAALQVRQMGKMMASLFYHMAKEVLSELGEVRGTELVGRAIKAYGSERGEQHRERVLAAGIEHLPENYVELGDLPYLGWDVEKVVPEENKTHIKITYCPLAEYWQEKGAAKIGRLYCGVDQAKYEAFHPDSEYIHLKNRLDGDECCEMVCRQKQAMAKVKQIRDDCRKRLIPYTLKAFAELPAMEDPQILDMGCGSGVPALTLLETYPGRLWAVDTDAESLEWLREKAQARNLAARINIIRASLFDVSLPGESFDIVLAEGMLNVVGFEKGLPALVRFLKPGGYLIIHDELTDDEAKQRIFARHHLEVLQTFELDANVWWQGYFACLEALIQREETISLYEKELGEISDIKNHPEQFCSVYHVLRKSFL, via the coding sequence TTGGCGGAAGAGGATGTCATAAAGCGGGAAGAGGCGGCGCTGCAAGTGCGGCAAATGGGAAAAATGATGGCTTCGTTATTTTACCATATGGCAAAGGAAGTTCTTAGCGAGCTGGGTGAGGTGCGGGGCACGGAACTGGTCGGGAGAGCCATAAAAGCCTATGGCAGCGAACGAGGAGAGCAGCACAGGGAACGTGTTTTGGCAGCGGGAATAGAACATCTGCCGGAAAATTATGTAGAGCTGGGTGACCTTCCTTACTTAGGATGGGATGTTGAAAAGGTGGTGCCTGAGGAAAATAAGACACATATAAAAATTACCTACTGCCCTTTGGCCGAATATTGGCAAGAGAAGGGAGCAGCCAAGATAGGGCGTCTTTATTGCGGCGTTGATCAGGCTAAGTATGAAGCTTTTCACCCGGACAGTGAGTATATTCACCTGAAAAACAGGCTGGACGGTGATGAGTGCTGTGAAATGGTATGCCGGCAAAAACAGGCCATGGCTAAGGTTAAACAAATAAGAGATGATTGCCGGAAAAGATTAATTCCGTATACCCTCAAAGCCTTTGCCGAGCTGCCGGCAATGGAGGACCCCCAAATCCTGGACATGGGCTGCGGATCAGGGGTACCCGCCTTAACGTTGCTGGAAACTTATCCCGGCCGCCTTTGGGCTGTGGATACGGATGCAGAAAGCCTGGAATGGCTCAGGGAGAAAGCTCAGGCTCGAAACCTTGCCGCCAGAATAAACATCATCCGGGCATCTTTATTTGATGTCAGTTTGCCCGGGGAGTCCTTTGATATCGTTTTAGCTGAAGGGATGCTCAATGTGGTAGGTTTTGAGAAGGGGCTACCGGCTTTGGTCCGGTTTCTCAAGCCCGGAGGATATTTGATTATCCATGATGAGTTAACGGATGATGAAGCAAAGCAGAGGATTTTTGCCAGGCATCATTTGGAAGTGCTCCAGACCTTTGAGTTGGATGCCAATGTGTGGTGGCAGGGTTATTTTGCTTGCCTTGAAGCTTTAATTCAAAGGGAGGAGACTATTTCGCTGTATGAAAAGGAACTAGGTGAAATCTCCGACATTAAAAACCACCCTGAACAGTTTTGTTCCGTATATCATGTCTTGCGAAAATCATTCCTATAG
- a CDS encoding PaaI family thioesterase has protein sequence MKNKRRVYLMDTLDDSGRDRERKRTIVWDDPQINKRDAVSAISGLDYLRSIRDGKISPPPAAKLIGYQLKDVDYGFAAFELHPGEHHYNPFATVHGGILSTLLDTAMTAAVLTTLPQNITCSTVEIKVNFIKPVTAESKLVRCEAKIIHSGRKLATVEGRIKGGNDELYAHGVSTCLIFKVN, from the coding sequence TTGAAAAATAAGAGGCGGGTGTATTTGATGGATACTCTGGATGACTCAGGAAGAGACAGGGAAAGAAAAAGGACCATCGTCTGGGATGACCCTCAAATAAACAAAAGAGATGCGGTGTCAGCCATTTCCGGACTGGATTACCTGAGAAGTATAAGGGACGGTAAAATCAGCCCGCCGCCGGCTGCAAAACTGATCGGCTATCAGCTCAAAGATGTTGACTATGGCTTTGCGGCATTTGAACTTCATCCTGGAGAGCACCACTATAATCCTTTTGCCACCGTTCATGGTGGAATTCTTTCTACGCTGCTGGACACCGCAATGACTGCTGCGGTGCTTACAACCCTTCCGCAGAATATAACTTGTTCCACGGTTGAGATTAAAGTGAACTTTATCAAACCTGTCACTGCTGAAAGCAAATTGGTGCGCTGTGAGGCCAAGATTATCCATAGCGGAAGAAAATTAGCTACTGTTGAAGGGCGCATAAAAGGCGGAAATGATGAATTATATGCTCATGGAGTGAGTACATGTCTGATTTTCAAGGTTAATTGA
- a CDS encoding toxic anion resistance protein: MAKLALGSSVSIEALEQFWQTIVKGIEETKAIQDEMRQTITWDKGVFCKTFFMIRGLYRI, translated from the coding sequence GTGGCTAAGCTGGCCTTGGGCAGCTCCGTAAGTATCGAAGCCCTGGAGCAGTTTTGGCAGACCATTGTCAAGGGGATCGAGGAAACGAAGGCGATTCAGGATGAAATGAGGCAGACCATAACCTGGGATAAGGGTGTTTTTTGCAAGACCTTTTTCATGATAAGGGGGCTTTACCGAATCTAA